The following coding sequences are from one Leptospira mayottensis 200901116 window:
- a CDS encoding STAS domain-containing protein: MESFNTEILTEGTTCTIRIQGSISLKNAFALKELIIKKHGEGFTDIVLDFSGDAYLDSSGIGAIFNSQKYVTERNGSLKLKNISRDVMTILKIANLDKHLDIIH, translated from the coding sequence GTGGAAAGCTTTAATACAGAAATTCTCACAGAAGGCACAACTTGCACGATTCGAATTCAAGGGAGCATCAGCCTTAAAAATGCATTTGCTCTCAAAGAACTCATCATTAAAAAGCACGGGGAAGGTTTTACCGATATCGTCCTTGATTTTTCGGGAGACGCGTATCTGGATTCTTCGGGGATTGGAGCCATTTTCAACTCCCAAAAATACGTGACGGAACGTAACGGTTCTCTCAAACTCAAAAATATCAGCAGAGATGTGATGACGATTTTGAAAATCGCGAATCTCGACAAACACCTGGATATCATTCACTAA
- a CDS encoding dihydrolipoyl dehydrogenase: protein MKEYDIIVIGTGGGTKLVTPPSKIGYKVAVIEKESPGGTCLNRGCIPSKMLIYPAEILSLAKNSEKFQISFPGKPKVDFKSLVERISKTVDEESASILPAYGKNPNINYIQGTASFVSDKVITVNGEQLTAKRIFIASGARPSIPNIPGLAGTPYMTSREALRRTDLPKSLIVIGGGFIALELGFAYSAFGSEVTFLVRSRMLKKEDGEIVNEFERVFTKEHNVLLHANIHKLEYKKNMFHIEVEANEKKLQLQSEALLVATGIQPNTDFLNLSNTKIQTDANGYIIVNEYLETTSPEVYALGDITGRYFYRHSVNFEGEFLFRTLYQEKIRTPINYPPVPHAVFTHPQVARVGKTEEQLVQEGIDYIAAKNPYSASATGMARLSDSGFVKILVDKKSRKVLGAHAIGDEASNVIHLFILLMTIDGNLDDLLRMIYIHPALPEIARNAARKASELLQTKE from the coding sequence ATGAAAGAATATGACATTATCGTAATTGGTACGGGAGGAGGAACCAAACTAGTCACACCTCCTTCCAAAATCGGTTATAAAGTCGCGGTAATCGAAAAAGAATCCCCGGGAGGGACCTGCCTCAATCGAGGATGTATTCCTTCCAAAATGTTGATTTATCCAGCTGAAATTCTTTCTCTTGCTAAAAATTCGGAGAAATTTCAAATCTCATTTCCTGGCAAACCTAAAGTCGATTTTAAATCTCTCGTAGAAAGAATTTCAAAAACGGTGGACGAGGAATCTGCATCGATTCTTCCGGCGTACGGTAAAAATCCGAATATCAACTACATTCAAGGGACCGCAAGTTTTGTTTCTGATAAGGTGATCACCGTAAACGGAGAACAACTGACTGCAAAAAGAATTTTTATCGCGTCAGGAGCAAGACCTTCAATTCCGAATATTCCGGGCCTTGCAGGAACTCCTTATATGACGAGCCGAGAAGCCCTTCGCAGAACCGATCTTCCCAAATCCTTGATCGTAATCGGAGGTGGTTTTATCGCTTTGGAATTGGGTTTCGCCTATTCTGCGTTCGGAAGCGAGGTTACTTTTTTAGTTCGAAGTAGAATGCTCAAGAAGGAAGACGGGGAAATCGTAAACGAATTCGAACGAGTTTTTACTAAAGAACATAACGTCTTATTACACGCAAATATTCATAAATTAGAATATAAAAAGAACATGTTTCATATAGAAGTCGAAGCGAACGAAAAAAAGTTACAACTCCAATCGGAAGCTCTTTTGGTTGCAACCGGAATTCAACCCAATACAGATTTTTTGAATTTATCAAATACCAAAATTCAAACCGATGCAAATGGTTATATTATCGTAAACGAATATTTAGAAACCACTTCTCCCGAAGTTTACGCATTAGGCGATATCACCGGAAGATATTTTTACAGACATTCCGTAAATTTCGAAGGAGAATTTTTATTCCGCACCTTATACCAGGAAAAGATAAGGACTCCGATCAATTATCCTCCGGTTCCGCACGCCGTTTTTACACATCCTCAGGTAGCCAGAGTAGGAAAAACGGAAGAACAACTCGTTCAAGAAGGAATCGATTATATCGCCGCTAAAAATCCGTACAGTGCCAGCGCTACCGGAATGGCGCGGCTTTCCGATTCCGGATTCGTGAAAATTCTCGTGGATAAAAAATCGAGAAAGGTTCTAGGAGCACACGCAATCGGAGACGAAGCTTCCAATGTGATTCATCTTTTTATCCTCTTGATGACTATCGACGGAAATTTAGACGACCTTTTAAGAATGATATATATACACCCTGCGTTACCCGAAATTGCACGTAATGCAGCCAGAAAAGCGAGTGAACTTTTACAAACAAAAGAATAA
- a CDS encoding hydroxyacylglutathione hydrolase C-terminal domain-containing protein, with protein sequence MDSKGWKLDFLLNTHEHGDHTSGNTGLVQRYGCTVYSHPGGIGKIPHATHPLKKGDLLLSSSKEYLEILDTPGHTFCHVCLLLVENQKPKAIFTGDTIFNAGVGNCHRGGDPKVLAKTILEQFYPLEEEILLYPGHDYLETNLKFTLSLDPSNQDAIRTLEECSRLSKNVEFLTTNLKKERTINTFFQCDNPSPELRKNVSEKIPSKQLLENDPASFFISLRSLRDQW encoded by the coding sequence CTGGATTCAAAAGGTTGGAAATTAGACTTTCTTCTAAATACGCACGAACACGGAGACCACACGTCCGGTAACACGGGGCTTGTTCAAAGATACGGTTGCACGGTATATTCTCATCCTGGAGGCATCGGCAAAATTCCACACGCGACTCATCCTCTAAAGAAAGGAGATCTTCTTCTTAGTTCTTCTAAAGAATATTTGGAAATTCTGGATACTCCGGGTCATACATTTTGTCATGTGTGTTTGCTTCTCGTTGAAAATCAAAAACCGAAGGCGATTTTTACAGGGGATACAATCTTTAACGCGGGGGTCGGAAACTGCCATCGGGGTGGCGACCCGAAAGTTCTTGCAAAAACGATTTTGGAACAATTCTATCCTTTGGAAGAAGAGATTCTTCTCTATCCCGGCCATGATTATCTTGAAACGAATTTAAAATTCACACTTTCCCTTGACCCTTCTAATCAAGATGCAATCCGTACCTTGGAAGAATGTTCCCGCTTATCCAAAAACGTAGAATTTCTGACAACCAATCTTAAAAAAGAAAGAACAATCAACACGTTTTTTCAGTGTGATAATCCTTCCCCTGAACTTCGAAAAAACGTCTCGGAAAAGATCCCTTCTAAACAACTTCTCGAAAATGATCCGGCTTCCTTTTTTATTTCTCTCCGTTCTTTACGAGATCAATGGTAA
- the glpK gene encoding glycerol kinase GlpK, whose translation MSDYIIGIDAGTTGIRIFCFNRSGNVISSSYSEFKQYYPESGWVEHDAEEIWAKTEKLIIKAIRNGKLNPSKAVAIGITNQRETTVLFDKDTGKSVYNAIVWQCRRTAGICKDLKSKGLEPLFRKKTGLVLDAYFSGTKIQWILENVKGVKAKAEKGKILFGTIDTYLLHRLTNGKSHKTDHTNASRTLIYNIEKKEWDKELTQILGIPDSILPEAHNSSSLFGRTEKVKGLPDGIPISSLVGDQQGALFGQLCTEPGEAKNTYGTGCFLLFNTGNNFQISKNNLLTTLGCGPEGKTVYCLEGSVFIGGAVVQFLRDNLKFFKESKISEKFASSVKKEDEVVFVPAFTGLGAPYWDMNARGAILGLTRDTTAEQITKAALKSIALQSYELVEAMENDTGSKLKILKVDGGATGNSWLMQYQSDVLGKRVIRPSNVDTTVLGAAFLAGLERGFFPSVADLKKKIKVSKEFSPQMKVAQREKEIQIWKDSVRRIRTYQ comes from the coding sequence ATGAGCGATTATATCATCGGGATTGATGCTGGAACCACTGGGATTCGAATTTTTTGTTTTAATAGATCCGGGAACGTGATTTCAAGTTCTTATTCCGAATTCAAACAGTACTATCCGGAATCGGGTTGGGTGGAACATGATGCGGAAGAAATCTGGGCAAAAACCGAAAAACTGATCATCAAAGCAATTCGTAATGGAAAATTAAATCCTTCCAAAGCGGTTGCGATCGGAATCACAAATCAAAGAGAAACCACCGTATTGTTCGATAAGGATACGGGCAAGTCGGTTTATAATGCAATTGTATGGCAATGTAGAAGAACCGCCGGAATTTGTAAGGATTTAAAGTCGAAAGGTTTGGAGCCGCTTTTTCGTAAAAAAACGGGACTCGTTTTGGACGCATACTTCAGCGGAACAAAAATTCAATGGATTTTGGAAAATGTGAAAGGCGTAAAAGCGAAAGCCGAAAAAGGGAAAATACTTTTTGGAACCATTGATACGTATTTGCTCCACCGGTTGACCAATGGAAAATCGCATAAAACTGATCATACGAATGCAAGTAGGACTCTAATCTACAATATAGAAAAGAAGGAATGGGACAAGGAATTAACTCAGATTCTTGGAATTCCGGATTCTATTCTTCCCGAAGCGCATAACTCTAGTTCTCTTTTCGGAAGAACGGAGAAGGTGAAAGGACTTCCAGATGGAATCCCGATTTCTTCTCTCGTTGGAGATCAACAGGGGGCCTTATTTGGACAACTCTGCACAGAACCGGGGGAAGCGAAAAACACCTACGGAACCGGATGTTTTCTTTTGTTTAACACTGGAAATAATTTTCAGATTTCAAAGAACAATCTCCTTACGACTCTTGGATGTGGTCCGGAAGGAAAGACGGTTTATTGTTTGGAAGGTTCCGTTTTTATTGGAGGTGCCGTTGTTCAATTTTTGAGAGACAATCTGAAGTTTTTCAAAGAATCCAAGATTTCCGAAAAATTCGCTTCCTCCGTTAAAAAGGAAGACGAAGTTGTGTTTGTTCCTGCATTCACTGGATTAGGTGCTCCGTACTGGGATATGAATGCAAGAGGTGCAATTTTGGGTCTGACGAGGGATACAACCGCGGAACAAATTACGAAAGCTGCATTGAAATCAATTGCACTTCAATCTTATGAACTGGTGGAAGCGATGGAAAACGATACCGGCTCAAAGCTAAAAATTCTCAAAGTGGATGGGGGGGCCACTGGAAACTCCTGGTTGATGCAGTATCAATCCGATGTGTTGGGAAAACGTGTAATTCGTCCTTCGAATGTGGATACGACCGTATTGGGTGCGGCTTTTTTAGCGGGACTGGAAAGAGGATTTTTTCCTTCTGTTGCGGATTTGAAGAAGAAAATTAAAGTAAGTAAAGAGTTTTCCCCTCAGATGAAGGTAGCACAAAGGGAAAAGGAAATTCAGATCTGGAAGGATTCCGTTCGAAGAATCCGGACCTATCAATAA
- a CDS encoding ABC transporter ATP-binding protein, with protein MKFALQIENLVKTYAGGVTALKGISLNVEKGDFFALLGPNGAGKSTTIGILSSLVNKTSGKIQIFDANIDIDLAKAKAYIGVVPQEFNFNVFERVDQIVINQGGYYGMDRKIATESALKYLQQLGLYEKRKESAGKLSGGMKRRLMIARALIHGPKILILDEPTAGVDIELRRSLWEFLQKLNSSGITVILTTHYLEEAESLCRNIAIIDEGKIVENTSMKDLLQKLDHETFILDFTGHLNSFNTIAGIDIKQTDSSTLEASIYGDASLNDLFKLLDQEGIKISSMRNKSNRLEELFLKLVEKKL; from the coding sequence ATGAAATTTGCTCTGCAAATTGAGAATTTAGTCAAAACGTACGCAGGTGGAGTCACCGCCCTTAAAGGAATTAGCCTTAACGTGGAAAAAGGGGATTTTTTCGCGCTTCTTGGCCCGAACGGAGCTGGAAAATCCACAACGATTGGAATCTTGAGTTCTTTAGTGAACAAGACTTCGGGAAAGATTCAAATTTTCGACGCCAATATCGATATCGACCTTGCCAAAGCAAAAGCATATATCGGAGTCGTCCCTCAGGAATTCAACTTCAACGTTTTCGAAAGAGTGGATCAAATCGTAATCAACCAAGGCGGTTATTACGGTATGGATCGAAAGATCGCCACCGAAAGCGCATTGAAGTATCTGCAACAACTCGGGCTCTACGAAAAAAGGAAAGAATCAGCGGGCAAACTTTCCGGTGGAATGAAACGGAGACTCATGATAGCAAGAGCGCTCATTCACGGTCCGAAAATTTTGATCCTGGACGAACCGACCGCAGGCGTGGATATCGAACTTAGAAGGTCTCTTTGGGAATTTCTTCAAAAACTCAACTCATCCGGAATCACGGTTATTCTCACGACCCATTATTTAGAAGAAGCGGAAAGCCTTTGTAGAAACATAGCGATCATCGACGAAGGAAAGATCGTGGAAAATACTTCTATGAAAGACCTTCTTCAAAAATTAGATCACGAGACTTTTATCTTGGATTTTACAGGCCATCTTAATTCGTTCAACACGATTGCAGGTATAGATATCAAACAAACGGATAGTTCTACACTCGAAGCCTCCATCTATGGAGATGCTTCTCTCAACGATTTATTTAAACTCCTTGATCAAGAGGGA
- a CDS encoding MBL fold metallo-hydrolase, with amino-acid sequence MRIKFWGVRGSISSSVRGESIRNKVQKILGLATPADIQSPDAIDTFLDSLSLSSWSTYGGNTTCIEIRDKKDNLVIIDGGTGIRELGNSILHEGFLEGKGKAKWIFTHTHWDHIQGVPFFVPLYAPGNTFDILSSVDNLEERLKYQHSFTHFPVPYDGFRATKNFKFIPEGKAFPVTESISAISKSVRHPGGSFSYRFEEEGKSLIFASDAEFNLDEMENIQDYLNYFRGADVLVFDTQYTFEESLQKIDWGHSSASMATDIALRANVKKLVMFHHDPSYDDEKLDAVYLRALKYKEMFDPHNQLEIIMAYEGLELEV; translated from the coding sequence ATGCGCATAAAATTTTGGGGTGTACGCGGTTCGATTTCCTCCTCTGTTCGCGGAGAATCGATTCGAAATAAGGTACAGAAGATCCTCGGGCTCGCGACTCCCGCAGATATACAAAGTCCCGACGCGATCGATACTTTTCTCGATTCTCTTTCTCTTTCCAGTTGGAGTACTTACGGAGGTAATACGACCTGTATCGAAATTCGAGATAAGAAAGACAATTTAGTTATCATAGACGGCGGTACTGGAATTAGGGAATTAGGAAATTCTATTCTACACGAAGGTTTTTTAGAAGGAAAGGGAAAGGCAAAGTGGATTTTCACTCACACACATTGGGATCATATTCAGGGAGTTCCTTTTTTTGTTCCTTTATATGCTCCGGGAAATACGTTTGATATTTTAAGTTCCGTAGACAATTTAGAAGAGCGACTTAAGTATCAACATAGTTTTACTCATTTTCCGGTTCCTTATGACGGATTTCGAGCCACGAAAAATTTTAAGTTCATTCCGGAAGGAAAAGCGTTTCCAGTAACTGAGTCCATCTCCGCAATTTCCAAGTCGGTTCGTCATCCTGGAGGAAGTTTTTCCTATCGTTTTGAGGAAGAAGGAAAGTCTCTCATCTTCGCTTCGGATGCGGAGTTTAATTTAGATGAGATGGAGAATATCCAGGATTATTTAAATTATTTCCGGGGGGCGGACGTTCTCGTTTTCGATACCCAATATACGTTCGAAGAGTCCCTACAAAAAATCGACTGGGGTCATAGTTCCGCTTCTATGGCTACAGATATCGCTTTACGTGCAAACGTGAAAAAACTTGTGATGTTTCATCATGACCCTTCCTATGACGACGAAAAGTTGGATGCGGTTTATTTGAGGGCCTTAAAATACAAAGAGATGTTCGATCCGCACAATCAGCTTGAGATCATCATGGCGTATGAAGGCCTGGAACTGGAAGTGTAA